From the Vicia villosa cultivar HV-30 ecotype Madison, WI unplaced genomic scaffold, Vvil1.0 ctg.001741F_1_1, whole genome shotgun sequence genome, one window contains:
- the LOC131636450 gene encoding uncharacterized protein LOC131636450, with protein MESKIKNYLENVDGFMDYTRKRTRAASEEVDDHVAETKRPNAIVSNSSNTTQHVFNDTLNKLMMFSDYCMDSTSNTKKDGKGKEIVSSPRQISPNHSPNLPMPEFDKTGAYTPRIKVEGWSEVELDALWIGVQKYGEGNWNAILEDSSLPLLRDKTLEEMATRWKEETSKVLPVAEPLPINTMYSNGTTTMPFPGPGIASHASDFSFLKLLANMENESLKKKNSDMNMGRQEMVTTIANSDETVVQPKLLLCGHFELPIVRKKKSPANNDAGGSMENPVEIDE; from the exons ATGGAATCAAAAATCAAGAATTACTTGGAAAATGTTGATGGATTCATGGATTATACTCGCAAGAGAACAAGAGCTGCTTCTGAAGAAGTTGATGACCATGTTGCTGAAACTAAGAGG CCAAATGCTATAGTTTCGAATTCCTCTAACACCACACAACATGTTTTCAATGATACTCTCAACAAGCTTATGATGTTTAGTGATTATTGCATGGACTCCACAAGCAATACTAAAAAAGATGGCAAAGGTAAGGAGATCGTCTCAAGCCCAAGACAGATTTCGCCGAACCATAGCCCTAATCTTCCAATGCCCGAGTTCGATAAGACTG GGGCATATACTCCCCGAATTAAGGTGGAGGGTTGGTCCGAGGTCGAACTAGATGCTTTGTGGATCGGTGTTCAGAAATATGGTGAAGGAAATTGGAATGCGATATTGGAAGATTCATCTCTGCCACTTTTAAGGGATAAAACTTTAGAAGAGATGGCTACAAGGTGGAAGGAAGAGACCTCAAAGGTACTTCCAGTAGCGGAACCATTACCGATTAACACCATGTATTCTAATGGAACAACAACAATGCCCTTTCCAGGTCCTGGAATTGCATCTCATGCATCTGATTTTAGCTTTCTAAAATTACTCGCTAACATGGAAAACGAAAGCCTGAAGAAGAAGAATAGTGACATGAATATGGGGAGGCAAGAAATGGTAACCACAATTGCAAACAGTGATGAGACTGTAGTTCAGCCTAAGCTTTTACTTTGTGGTCACTTTGAGCTTCCCATcgtgagaaagaagaagagtcCAGCTAATAATGACGCAGGGGGTTCCATGGAGAATCCTGTTGAGATAGATGAATGA